A single genomic interval of Campylobacter concisus harbors:
- a CDS encoding TOBE domain-containing protein, giving the protein MKADINLELFLGEDTQVLAKHITLLKAIKETKSITKAAELVGISYKNAWDCLDTINNKSSKPLIIRADGNKKNSGSELSEYANKLIKIYDAILETQKDFLQKICQKVDFEDVDIVNLQRMNMNLSARNQLSCEIIGINRGAVNSQIIAKLSNGCTLESNITVESEKNLGLKVGQKVIYIFKAPAVILAKDLDIKISTKNQLKGEVIEAKIGAVNAEITLKLSDEQTLTAIITKDSAIQMKIGVGDTLLAIVKSSQIIIGV; this is encoded by the coding sequence TTGAAAGCAGATATAAATTTAGAACTATTTTTAGGCGAAGATACACAGGTTTTAGCTAAACATATTACATTATTAAAGGCCATAAAAGAGACAAAAAGTATCACAAAAGCAGCGGAATTGGTTGGTATATCGTATAAAAATGCTTGGGACTGCCTTGATACGATAAATAATAAAAGTAGCAAGCCGCTTATTATTAGAGCTGATGGAAATAAAAAAAATAGTGGCTCCGAGCTAAGCGAGTATGCCAATAAACTGATAAAAATTTATGATGCCATTCTTGAGACTCAAAAGGATTTTTTGCAAAAAATTTGTCAAAAAGTAGATTTTGAGGATGTAGATATTGTAAATCTTCAAAGAATGAATATGAACTTAAGTGCCAGAAATCAGCTCTCTTGCGAGATTATTGGCATAAACCGCGGTGCGGTAAATTCTCAAATAATTGCAAAACTAAGTAATGGCTGCACGCTTGAGTCAAACATCACGGTTGAAAGTGAGAAAAATTTAGGCCTAAAAGTTGGACAAAAAGTTATTTATATTTTTAAAGCCCCAGCTGTCATTTTGGCTAAGGATCTAGATATAAAAATAAGCACAAAAAATCAATTAAAAGGCGAGGTGATCGAAGCAAAGATAGGTGCTGTAAATGCTGAAATCACTTTAAAACTAAGCGATGAGCAGACTTTAACTGCCATCATCACAAAAGATAGTGCTATCCAGATGAAAATAGGTGTTGGCGATACACTTTTAGCAATAGTAAAATCATCTCAAATCATTATAGGAGTTTAA
- a CDS encoding ABC transporter substrate-binding protein yields MKILKILTMILLFTTSLFAISKEQIKPEVEMKTTKVIEILKDTNLDNNAKTKEIFALLDPFFDYKQMAKISLGKRYNSLSSDEQAKFDAAFEQKLKSSYIDKLLGYKDQQIHITGESEPQKNRYWLTSELINDGKSYEFVYKFYDAKERGWLIYDLDIVGVSIIQTYRSQFGDVLNNADFNTLLQKLNEAVLPDQNKTNP; encoded by the coding sequence ATGAAAATTTTAAAAATTCTAACTATGATTTTACTTTTTACAACTAGCCTTTTTGCTATTTCAAAAGAGCAGATCAAACCTGAAGTAGAGATGAAAACAACAAAGGTTATTGAAATTTTAAAAGATACAAATTTAGACAATAATGCAAAGACAAAAGAAATTTTTGCACTTCTTGATCCATTTTTTGACTATAAACAAATGGCAAAGATAAGCCTTGGCAAACGTTACAACAGCCTAAGCAGCGATGAGCAAGCCAAATTTGACGCGGCATTTGAGCAAAAACTAAAAAGCTCATACATAGATAAACTTTTAGGCTACAAAGACCAACAGATCCACATCACTGGAGAAAGTGAGCCTCAGAAAAATAGATACTGGCTCACATCTGAGCTTATAAATGATGGCAAGAGCTACGAATTTGTCTATAAATTTTATGATGCAAAAGAGCGTGGTTGGCTCATTTACGATCTTGATATCGTTGGTGTAAGCATCATTCAAACATACAGAAGCCAGTTTGGTGATGTGCTAAATAACGCTGATTTCAATACTCTTTTACAAAAGCTAAACGAAGCTGTTTTGCCTGATCAAAATAAAACCAACCCTTAA
- the modA gene encoding molybdate ABC transporter substrate-binding protein — translation MKKFLLLMVAIFAFGNENLLVSAGGGYKKIVEAVAQNLKKDGVNIDTSFANITAIMAQVKEGKTDVIVGDEDFLKKSDLKIAEYVNLGSGALVLATKKGVKIEKVEELKTLSKIAMPDAVKTVYGKRANEFMQKANLSGELKDKILAVAGVPQVVTYILNGEVDAGFINQTELNAHKDEFGSFVLIDKSLYAPANIVAAKLEGCDKKADCEKFLNELKSDRSKEIYTKFGIR, via the coding sequence ATGAAAAAGTTCTTACTTTTAATGGTTGCAATTTTTGCATTTGGTAATGAAAATTTGCTAGTAAGTGCGGGTGGCGGATATAAAAAGATAGTCGAAGCAGTCGCGCAAAATCTCAAAAAAGATGGCGTAAATATTGACACTTCTTTTGCAAACATCACAGCGATCATGGCTCAGGTAAAAGAGGGTAAAACTGACGTGATCGTGGGCGATGAGGACTTTTTGAAAAAGTCTGATCTAAAGATCGCCGAGTATGTAAATTTAGGCTCAGGTGCTTTGGTGCTGGCTACCAAAAAAGGTGTGAAAATAGAAAAAGTTGAAGAGCTAAAAACGCTTTCTAAGATCGCTATGCCAGATGCTGTAAAGACAGTTTATGGCAAAAGGGCGAATGAATTTATGCAAAAAGCAAATTTAAGTGGCGAGCTAAAAGATAAAATTTTAGCAGTTGCTGGTGTGCCACAAGTCGTTACTTATATATTAAACGGCGAAGTTGATGCTGGATTTATTAATCAGACCGAACTAAACGCACACAAAGATGAATTTGGTAGTTTTGTCTTGATAGACAAATCGCTTTACGCTCCAGCAAACATTGTAGCTGCGAAGCTTGAAGGATGCGATAAAAAGGCTGATTGTGAGAAATTTTTAAATGAGCTAAAAAGCGATAGATCAAAAGAAATTTACACTAAATTTGGCATAAGATAA
- a CDS encoding BON domain-containing protein, which produces MISKFSIFAFLALFFCSCSSVLSPATAPLNVYDAYSISRDKRGIYSITRDKFIQSKLQSKILFSKGLSNIDIEIEVFYGDAYLIGLVDSKELEDKLVELAKSTDGVRKIYTYLRIKKPEYPCDSLKILTNLKQNLFKDSIVEGTNVRVSIVGCDVVFSGVVDSIEQEKHAIWYAKHIDGVADVYSFIKVIK; this is translated from the coding sequence CTGATTTCAAAATTTAGCATTTTTGCATTTTTGGCTCTATTTTTTTGCTCTTGTTCTTCGGTTCTTTCCCCAGCAACTGCACCGCTAAATGTATATGATGCGTACTCTATTTCACGCGATAAACGTGGTATTTACTCGATCACAAGAGATAAATTTATACAAAGCAAATTGCAAAGCAAAATTTTATTTTCAAAAGGGCTTAGCAATATTGATATCGAGATTGAGGTCTTTTACGGAGATGCCTATCTGATAGGACTTGTTGATAGTAAAGAGCTTGAAGATAAGCTAGTAGAACTAGCCAAAAGCACAGATGGTGTGCGAAAAATTTATACCTATCTTCGTATCAAGAAGCCAGAATATCCATGCGATAGTCTAAAAATTCTCACAAACTTAAAGCAAAATCTTTTTAAAGATAGTATAGTTGAGGGTACAAATGTGCGAGTTAGCATAGTTGGCTGTGATGTTGTATTTAGCGGCGTAGTTGATAGCATTGAGCAAGAAAAACATGCTATTTGGTATGCTAAGCACATTGACGGCGTGGCCGATGTCTACTCGTTCATCAAAGTTATCAAATAA
- a CDS encoding VacJ family lipoprotein — translation MKFLLSIFFSLLLACANTDINANSESDEFDVEFEARKDVFDPLSGYNRMMTHANDFIYVNMLTPVAKGYAYVVPKTARTMVSNFFDNLLFPVRFVNNLLQFKFQNAGEETLRFLANTIIGFGGLTDGAKYYNLKPHDEDFGQTLGYWGLGSGFHIVWPLIGPSNLRDTGGMVGDYFADPISYVDPILLSTGIKSYRAFNSFSQDPTAYEKLRKDAIDLYPFLRDAYEQRRDKLIKE, via the coding sequence ATGAAATTTTTGCTTTCTATCTTTTTTAGTTTGCTTTTAGCCTGTGCTAATACAGACATAAATGCAAATAGCGAAAGCGATGAATTTGATGTTGAATTTGAAGCAAGAAAAGATGTTTTTGACCCACTTAGTGGCTACAATAGAATGATGACACATGCAAATGACTTTATCTATGTAAATATGCTAACTCCGGTGGCAAAAGGCTATGCCTATGTTGTGCCAAAAACGGCTAGAACAATGGTTTCGAATTTCTTTGACAATCTGCTTTTTCCGGTTCGCTTTGTAAATAACTTACTTCAGTTTAAATTCCAAAATGCTGGTGAAGAGACATTGAGATTTTTAGCAAATACGATAATTGGCTTTGGCGGACTAACAGACGGAGCAAAATACTACAATCTCAAGCCTCACGATGAAGATTTTGGACAAACGCTTGGATATTGGGGGCTTGGTAGCGGTTTTCATATCGTTTGGCCACTTATTGGACCATCAAATTTAAGAGATACTGGTGGCATGGTCGGAGATTATTTTGCTGATCCTATTAGCTACGTTGATCCTATACTTTTATCAACTGGTATCAAGTCATATAGAGCGTTTAATAGCTTTTCACAAGATCCAACTGCTTATGAAAAACTAAGAAAAGATGCTATTGATCTTTATCCATTTTTACGCGATGCTTACGAGCAAAGACGCGACAAGCTTATCAAGGAGTAA
- a CDS encoding nicotinate phosphoribosyltransferase, translating to MNELELKMQSKIKRLTDKTFRLDPRIGEGYFTAKYFLKVNEIIKQNLPDQHVTMQFFQRRDDIVLCGIDEVLVIINKFAKDPSELEIYALNDGDIINANEPVLKISGKYENFGFLENVIDATLTRRSCVATNSRDVIRAANGKDVFSMADRQDDICTQPGDGYASFVGGIKKVATDAQGELTGLKGGGTMPHALIQMCGGDIVKASEIYAKTFENEKITALVDYNNDVITDALRAANALKERLSAVRVDTSKNLIDKYFDDKDTSGFDPHGVCKELIFALREALDKAGFKYVKIVVSSGFSPKIIKEFEAYNTPVDTYGVGSYLVKNDICGFTGDLVELNGKNEAKFGRKNFASNRLKRVKF from the coding sequence ATGAACGAACTTGAGCTAAAGATGCAAAGCAAGATAAAAAGGCTAACAGATAAGACTTTTAGGCTAGATCCAAGGATCGGCGAGGGCTACTTCACCGCAAAATATTTTCTAAAAGTAAATGAGATAATTAAGCAAAACCTGCCAGATCAGCACGTGACGATGCAGTTTTTCCAAAGGCGCGATGATATCGTGCTTTGCGGCATCGACGAAGTTTTAGTCATCATCAATAAATTTGCCAAAGACCCAAGCGAGCTTGAAATTTATGCACTTAATGATGGCGATATAATAAATGCAAATGAGCCAGTTTTAAAGATAAGCGGCAAGTATGAGAATTTTGGCTTTTTAGAAAACGTGATCGACGCGACGCTCACCAGAAGAAGCTGCGTGGCGACAAACTCAAGAGATGTGATAAGAGCGGCAAATGGCAAGGACGTTTTTAGCATGGCAGACAGGCAAGACGACATCTGCACGCAACCAGGCGACGGCTATGCATCATTTGTAGGCGGCATCAAAAAGGTCGCCACAGATGCTCAAGGCGAGCTTACTGGGCTAAAAGGTGGTGGCACCATGCCTCATGCACTCATTCAAATGTGCGGCGGGGATATAGTAAAAGCCTCAGAAATTTATGCTAAAACCTTTGAAAATGAAAAGATCACGGCATTAGTGGACTATAACAACGATGTGATCACAGATGCATTAAGGGCTGCAAATGCCTTAAAAGAGAGGCTTAGCGCGGTTAGAGTCGATACTAGTAAAAATTTGATTGATAAATATTTTGATGATAAGGATACTAGCGGGTTTGACCCACATGGCGTTTGCAAGGAGCTTATATTTGCTCTAAGAGAGGCGCTTGATAAAGCTGGCTTTAAATACGTTAAAATCGTCGTTAGCTCAGGCTTTAGCCCTAAAATTATAAAAGAATTTGAAGCTTATAACACGCCGGTTGATACTTATGGCGTTGGAAGCTATCTTGTTAAAAATGACATTTGTGGCTTTACAGGCGATCTTGTCGAGCTAAACGGCAAAAATGAGGCTAAATTTGGTAGGAAAAATTTCGCTTCAAATAGGCTAAAGAGAGTGAAATTTTAA
- a CDS encoding efflux RND transporter permease subunit translates to MRQIFKFIIAKNKLIIALILALSVVFGYLSTKLSVDASAETLLLEHDPDLKAYREIAKRYDSPGFLVVAFTPKDDLFSPKNLELIKNLGDELAKNDMVNSVISIINIPLLNSVKGGITGILDHTPTLQDKDINISKAKLEFAKSPIYSGNLISKDLKTTAIALNLKQDEKFNELVNERNLLSQKESNGTITQAERLKLEALAYEFKAYRDELRKSDHENLEAIKATIAKFNANDELFLGGANMIADDMIGFIKSDLLVYGLSVLALLSFSLWLFFRQVRWIVLPMFICAVSAIFTTGIFGIFDWEVTVISSNYIALQLIITISTVIHLVVSYREFYAKHPKYSQNQLIYLTLRDKFSPSFWAIFTTVIGFSSLMSADIKPVIMLGIMMSTGISVSLVLAFLLFGAINVNLNKLAPIRTFENSFKFTKYCANLALNSRKIIYVVCALVVCFGIYGISKIKVENSFIGYFKESTEIRQGMQVIDTKLGGTIPVDVIVKFKEQKQDKNTEQDEFENEFESNAKDAKYWFNSYHTRVAEKIHDYLKEQKFVGHVSSLATLIKAIKELNNGASDDFLLAAMYEKLPQNYKNILLSPYVSVEDDELRFSIRIVDSDSELRRNLFLKELREGLAQLTKNDNVSIEVVGMMVLYNNMLQNLLSSQVDTFGLTVAILFVIFCFIFRSIKLATIAIVSNLIPLCTLFGVMGFFGIPLDVMSITIAAISIGIGVDDIIHYIHRFKEEMLTKSVFESIKVAHASIGYAMYYTSFTIFLGFSVMITSNFIPTIYFGLLTDLVMVFMLLGALIILPSLIASFVKKSDI, encoded by the coding sequence ATGCGACAAATTTTTAAATTTATCATTGCTAAAAACAAGCTTATTATTGCTCTAATTTTAGCTTTAAGCGTAGTTTTTGGCTATCTTAGTACCAAGCTTAGTGTTGATGCATCAGCTGAAACGCTACTGCTTGAGCATGATCCTGACTTAAAAGCTTATAGAGAGATAGCCAAACGCTACGACTCACCTGGATTTTTAGTGGTCGCTTTTACTCCAAAAGATGATCTTTTTTCACCTAAAAATTTAGAACTTATCAAAAATTTAGGCGATGAACTAGCTAAAAACGATATGGTAAATAGCGTCATCTCTATAATAAATATTCCGCTTTTAAATAGTGTAAAAGGCGGGATTACGGGTATCTTAGATCATACTCCAACGCTGCAAGATAAAGATATAAATATTTCAAAAGCAAAGCTCGAGTTTGCCAAAAGTCCGATTTACAGCGGGAATTTGATAAGCAAAGATCTAAAAACTACAGCGATTGCTCTAAATTTAAAACAAGATGAGAAATTTAATGAGCTTGTAAATGAAAGAAATTTGCTTAGCCAAAAAGAGTCAAACGGCACTATCACACAAGCTGAGCGACTTAAGCTAGAGGCTCTTGCCTATGAGTTTAAAGCCTACCGAGATGAGCTTAGAAAGAGCGATCACGAAAACCTTGAGGCCATAAAAGCAACCATAGCTAAATTTAACGCAAATGACGAGCTGTTTTTAGGTGGTGCAAATATGATCGCTGATGATATGATAGGCTTTATAAAGAGCGATCTTTTGGTCTATGGCTTAAGCGTACTTGCTCTTCTTAGCTTTAGTTTGTGGCTATTTTTCAGGCAGGTTAGATGGATAGTTTTACCGATGTTTATATGTGCCGTAAGTGCCATTTTTACGACCGGAATTTTTGGTATATTTGACTGGGAAGTGACGGTCATTAGCTCAAACTACATCGCACTTCAGCTCATCATTACTATTTCAACTGTGATTCACCTTGTCGTTAGCTATAGAGAATTTTACGCAAAGCATCCAAAATATAGCCAAAATCAGCTAATTTATCTAACGCTTCGTGATAAATTCTCTCCATCTTTTTGGGCGATATTTACCACGGTTATTGGCTTTAGCTCGCTTATGAGTGCTGACATAAAGCCAGTTATCATGCTTGGCATTATGATGAGCACTGGCATTAGCGTTTCGCTTGTGCTTGCGTTTTTGCTATTTGGCGCGATAAATGTAAATTTAAATAAGTTAGCTCCTATTAGAACCTTTGAAAATAGCTTTAAATTTACAAAATACTGCGCAAATTTAGCTCTAAACTCAAGAAAGATCATCTACGTAGTTTGCGCTCTAGTTGTCTGTTTTGGCATTTATGGTATCAGCAAGATAAAGGTTGAAAATAGCTTCATTGGCTACTTTAAAGAAAGTACAGAAATTCGCCAAGGAATGCAAGTCATTGATACCAAGCTTGGCGGCACGATACCAGTTGATGTGATAGTGAAATTTAAAGAGCAAAAACAAGATAAAAATACTGAGCAAGATGAGTTTGAAAATGAGTTTGAAAGCAACGCTAAGGATGCGAAATACTGGTTTAATAGCTATCACACAAGGGTTGCTGAGAAAATTCACGACTATTTAAAAGAGCAAAAATTTGTCGGACATGTAAGCTCACTAGCAACCCTTATAAAAGCCATAAAAGAGCTAAATAACGGCGCGAGTGATGATTTTTTATTAGCTGCGATGTATGAGAAATTGCCACAAAATTATAAAAATATCTTATTAAGTCCTTATGTAAGCGTTGAAGATGATGAGCTTAGATTTAGTATAAGGATCGTCGATAGTGACTCTGAGCTTAGACGAAATTTATTTCTAAAAGAGCTTAGAGAAGGGCTAGCACAGCTTACTAAAAATGACAATGTAAGCATAGAAGTTGTCGGCATGATGGTGCTTTATAACAATATGCTTCAAAATTTACTTAGCTCGCAAGTTGATACTTTTGGACTAACTGTCGCTATACTTTTTGTCATATTTTGCTTTATCTTTAGGAGCATAAAGCTAGCAACCATTGCGATAGTTTCAAATTTAATCCCGCTTTGCACACTCTTTGGTGTGATGGGATTTTTTGGCATTCCGCTTGATGTGATGAGTATCACGATCGCAGCCATTAGCATTGGTATTGGCGTTGATGATATCATCCATTACATCCACCGCTTTAAAGAAGAAATGCTTACAAAAAGTGTTTTTGAGAGCATTAAAGTCGCGCACGCAAGCATCGGATATGCGATGTATTACACATCATTCACTATTTTTCTTGGCTTTAGTGTGATGATAACTAGCAATTTTATCCCAACTATCTATTTTGGCTTACTAACCGATCTTGTTATGGTTTTTATGCTTCTTGGCGCACTAATCATCTTACCAAGCCTCATTGCAAGCTTTGTAAAAAAGAGCGATATTTAA
- a CDS encoding chemotaxis protein: protein MKFIKILMFLSLLLTACTAANYANAFEKVGILEDGVYRFSENGLGANKDLLVKVISVQNLDSSRKKIISMLNIPKKSKINDFKTNDTGVIVWPFYEFEGKFLTTIIVENIKKEDSDQKLLKMLELKHPFYSTILTRRKGAKDAIDVKYVLNFKEAKLVKSFQKPPLKLYFK, encoded by the coding sequence ATGAAATTTATAAAAATTTTAATGTTTCTGTCGCTTTTACTGACCGCTTGCACCGCCGCAAACTATGCTAATGCCTTTGAAAAGGTTGGCATCCTTGAAGACGGAGTTTACCGATTTAGTGAAAATGGACTCGGAGCAAACAAAGACCTGCTTGTAAAGGTGATCTCAGTGCAAAATTTGGATAGCTCACGCAAAAAGATCATCTCCATGCTAAATATCCCAAAAAAGTCTAAAATAAATGACTTTAAAACAAACGATACTGGCGTGATAGTGTGGCCATTTTATGAGTTTGAGGGCAAATTTTTAACGACAATAATCGTTGAAAATATAAAAAAAGAAGATAGCGATCAAAAGCTACTTAAGATGCTAGAGCTTAAGCATCCGTTTTACTCAACGATCCTTACTCGAAGAAAAGGTGCTAAAGACGCCATAGATGTGAAATACGTGCTAAATTTCAAAGAGGCAAAGCTGGTAAAATCGTTTCAAAAACCGCCCTTAAAACTTTATTTTAAATAA
- a CDS encoding TOBE domain-containing protein, whose protein sequence is MIRAKIVGILTKDDVSLFELKGLNLEANLFMLVLNEASKFALDDEIDLGFKSSDVILSKDKLSNSSLENELKCVIEAINFGEILSVVSLKCGEIYFEAIISNHALKTMNIGENDEVFAYIKSTSIHISTQK, encoded by the coding sequence ATGATAAGAGCAAAGATCGTTGGGATTTTAACTAAAGATGACGTTAGCTTATTTGAGCTAAAGGGTCTAAATTTAGAGGCAAATTTATTTATGCTAGTCTTGAATGAGGCTAGCAAATTCGCCTTAGATGATGAGATTGACTTAGGTTTTAAAAGCTCCGATGTTATCTTGTCAAAAGACAAACTAAGTAATAGCTCGCTTGAAAACGAGCTAAAATGCGTGATTGAAGCTATAAATTTTGGTGAAATTTTAAGTGTTGTTAGCTTAAAGTGTGGCGAAATTTACTTTGAAGCTATTATCTCAAATCACGCATTAAAAACTATGAACATAGGTGAAAACGATGAAGTCTTTGCCTATATAAAATCTACAAGCATTCACATAAGTACTCAAAAATGA
- a CDS encoding MqnA/MqnD/SBP family protein: MYAAVKFGWVSSKNLAFTSKALDIETLNEEALKGTYEATAISFALYPKICDEYALLRCAVSFGNGYGPKLIKLKGKQLKRNFKVALSGKNTTNALLFRIAYPEARIVYKNFLEIENAVLSGEVDAGVLIHESILNFSDQLCVEREIWDIWSELNGENLPLPLGGMALRRSLPITDAIECERVLSEAVRIATSHKPFLSHMLMERNLIRVGKEELKAYLNLYANDESISMNETQLKALNKLYQIGYDKGFFEKPIDVNDYLIPTEYNEVRFS, encoded by the coding sequence ATGTATGCCGCAGTGAAGTTTGGCTGGGTTAGCAGTAAAAATTTAGCCTTCACATCAAAGGCACTTGATATAGAAACGCTAAACGAGGAGGCGCTAAAAGGCACTTATGAGGCCACAGCGATCAGCTTTGCACTCTATCCAAAAATTTGCGACGAGTATGCGCTTTTACGCTGTGCTGTAAGCTTTGGCAATGGATATGGCCCAAAGCTTATCAAGCTAAAAGGCAAGCAGCTAAAGCGAAATTTTAAGGTCGCACTCTCTGGCAAAAACACGACAAATGCCCTGCTCTTTCGCATAGCCTACCCAGAGGCAAGGATCGTTTATAAAAATTTCTTAGAGATCGAAAATGCCGTGCTTAGCGGCGAGGTCGATGCTGGCGTGCTAATACATGAAAGTATCTTAAATTTCTCAGACCAGCTCTGTGTGGAGCGCGAAATTTGGGACATCTGGAGCGAGCTAAACGGCGAAAATTTACCGCTTCCACTTGGTGGCATGGCGCTTAGACGAAGCCTACCCATAACCGACGCGATCGAGTGCGAGAGAGTGCTTAGCGAGGCCGTTAGGATCGCTACTTCGCACAAGCCATTTTTATCTCACATGCTAATGGAGCGAAACCTCATCAGAGTTGGCAAAGAGGAGCTTAAAGCGTATCTAAATTTATATGCAAATGACGAGTCAATAAGCATGAACGAAACGCAGCTAAAAGCGCTAAATAAGCTATATCAAATAGGCTATGACAAAGGCTTTTTTGAAAAGCCAATCGACGTAAATGACTACCTAATCCCAACTGAATACAACGAAGTAAGGTTTAGCTGA
- a CDS encoding molybdate ABC transporter permease subunit: MQELSWLFDPLFLSIKVVLCQGALLIIFGLALAYYLAFGKAKFKAILEMIVTFPLIFPPIATGFLLLYLLGKNGIVGKALNLEIIFSFKALVLAAFIASLPLFVKPVASALGSLSKSLSEAAYSLGKDKFQTAIFVLFPCVAKSVAAAFILAISRGLGEVGITLILGGNIIGKTDTISLAIYNAVYDGKSDEALVLSLVLVVLSFILFGIINLLDKSKI, translated from the coding sequence TTGCAAGAGCTCTCTTGGCTTTTTGATCCGCTATTTTTAAGCATAAAGGTCGTTTTGTGCCAAGGGGCTTTACTTATCATTTTTGGGCTGGCTTTAGCCTATTATTTAGCTTTTGGAAAGGCTAAATTTAAAGCTATTTTAGAGATGATCGTAACTTTTCCGCTCATCTTTCCGCCCATTGCGACTGGATTTTTACTGCTTTATCTACTTGGTAAAAATGGCATCGTCGGCAAGGCTTTAAATTTAGAAATTATTTTTAGTTTTAAGGCTCTTGTGTTAGCTGCTTTTATAGCTTCGCTGCCGCTATTTGTAAAGCCTGTCGCTTCTGCTCTTGGCTCACTTTCAAAAAGCCTAAGTGAAGCAGCATATAGCCTTGGAAAAGATAAATTTCAAACAGCTATTTTTGTGCTTTTTCCATGTGTTGCAAAAAGCGTAGCAGCGGCTTTTATCTTAGCTATCTCGCGTGGGCTTGGCGAGGTTGGCATAACACTAATTTTGGGTGGCAATATCATAGGCAAAACAGACACTATCTCTCTTGCCATTTATAATGCCGTATACGATGGCAAAAGCGACGAAGCACTAGTTCTAAGCCTTGTTTTGGTTGTATTAAGCTTTATTTTGTTTGGGATTATAAATTTGCTTGATAAAAGCAAAATTTAA
- the modA gene encoding molybdate ABC transporter substrate-binding protein: protein MRKVFKFLCVAALLAINAFGAEVNVYAAANTTYAFPELIKEFNKLHPDAKINLTLGASGGLVTQIQNSAPADIFMAADMGFAQKAYDTGFAVAAPKVYAQGAVAIFSIRNVDFKKGIEVVRGLKAISIANPQTAPYGKASIEALKNAKLYDEVEKNIVYAQKISETLSQALSASDVGFIAASALFDEKMAKYKEGVNYIFVPQELYTPIDQGIVLLKHAEKNDDAKAFYEFILGDKSREIFKKFGYNVPAK, encoded by the coding sequence ATGAGAAAAGTTTTTAAATTTTTATGTGTGGCGGCTTTGCTTGCCATAAACGCATTTGGTGCTGAAGTAAATGTATATGCTGCAGCAAACACAACATACGCATTTCCAGAGCTTATAAAAGAGTTTAACAAGCTTCATCCAGATGCTAAAATCAACCTAACTCTTGGTGCAAGTGGTGGTCTTGTTACTCAGATCCAAAACTCAGCTCCAGCTGATATCTTTATGGCTGCTGATATGGGCTTTGCACAAAAAGCTTATGACACAGGATTTGCAGTAGCTGCTCCAAAAGTTTATGCACAAGGAGCCGTTGCTATTTTTTCTATTAGAAATGTTGATTTCAAAAAAGGTATCGAAGTTGTTCGTGGCCTAAAAGCGATCTCTATCGCAAATCCACAAACTGCACCATACGGCAAAGCTAGTATAGAGGCTCTTAAAAACGCAAAGCTTTATGACGAAGTAGAAAAAAATATCGTCTATGCTCAAAAAATTTCTGAAACTCTATCTCAGGCATTAAGTGCATCTGATGTAGGTTTTATCGCAGCTAGCGCACTTTTTGATGAGAAAATGGCAAAATACAAAGAGGGCGTTAATTACATCTTTGTTCCACAAGAGCTATACACTCCGATCGATCAAGGCATAGTTCTTCTAAAACATGCTGAAAAAAATGATGATGCAAAAGCATTTTATGAGTTTATCTTAGGTGATAAATCAAGAGAAATTTTCAAGAAATTTGGTTACAACGTTCCAGCTAAATGA